Part of the Pseudarthrobacter sp. NBSH8 genome is shown below.
CAGACGCCGGCGCCAAGCCCGTAGAGGGTGTCGTTGGCGATTTCCATTGCGTCGTCGTAGTTGCTGAACCGGGCGACAGACACAACAGGTCCGAAGATCTCCTCCTGGAAGATCCGCATCTTGTTGTGGCCCTCGAAAACGGTGGGCTGAACGTAATATCCGCCGGCCAGGTCGCCGGGCATTTCGGCGCGGGCGCCGCCGGTAAGCACCTTGGCGCCTTCCTGCTTGCCGATGTCAATGTAGGAGAGGATCTTCTCAAGCTGGTCGTTGGAGGCCTGTGCTCCGAGCTGGGTTTCGGTGTCCAGCGGGTTGCCCTGGATGATTTTCTCCACCCGGGCCACGGCGTCGGCCATGAAGGAATCGTAAATGTCTTCCTGGACCAGGGCGCGGGACGGGCAGGTGCAGACCTCGCCCTGGTTGAAGGCGAAGAGCGCGAAGCCCTCCTGTGCCTTGTCATAGAACGCGTCGTCGGACTCGGCAACATCGTTGAAGAAGATGTTCGGGCTCTTGCCGCCGAGCTCCAGGGTGACGGGGATCAGGTTCTGGCTGGCGTACTGGCTGATCAGGCGTCCCGTGGAGGTTTCTCCGGTGAACGCGATCTTGCGGATCCGCGGGCTGGACGCGAGCGGCTTGCCGGCCTCGACGCCGAAGCCGTTGACCACGTTGAGGACACCGGCGGGCAGCAGGTCACCGATGAGTTCCATCAGGACCAGAATGGACGACGGCGTCTGCTCGGCGGGCTTGAGGACCACGGCGTTGCCGGCCGCGAGGGCGGGGGCAAGCTTCCAAACGGCCATCAGGATGGGGAAGTTCCACGGGATGATCTGGCCCACGACGCCGAGCGGCTCGTGATAGTGGTAGGCGGTGGTGTCGTCGTCGAGCTGTGAAAGCCGGCCCTCTTGGGCGCGGACGGCAGAGGCGAAGTAGCGGAAGTGGTCCGCGGCAAGCGGGATGTCCGCGTTCAGGGTTTCGCGGATGGGCTTGCCGTTGTCCCACGACTCGGCGACGGCGAGCATCTCGAGGTTCTCGTCGATGCGGTCGGCGATCTTGTTCAGGACCGCGGCGCGCTCGGCCACGGAAGTCTTGCCCCAGGACGGTGCGATCTTGTGGGCGGCGTCCAGGGCGAGTTCAATGTCTTCCGCGGTGCCGCGGGCCACTTCGCAGAAGACCTTGCCGGTGACGGGTGTGATGTTCTCGAAGTACTGGCCCTTGACGGGGGCAACCCACTCGCCGCCGATCCAGTTCTCATAGCGGTCCTTGAACGTGACCTTCGAACCCTCGGTACCGGGCTGTGCGTAAACAGTCATTGCTAGCTCCTTTGCTGTGCATGAAAGGTGGCGCCTGATGATGGCGTCCGCCGTTGGTTTCAGCGTAGGAGTGTGAAGGTTGCAGTCAGGTTGCGCGGATGTGAGCCAGCTCACGGCCCCCGGTGGTCAGGCCCTGAGTTCAGCTTCCAGCCGCTCAACGTCGGCGACGACGGCGGCCCGCTTCGGCGAGCGCGGCGGCAGCAGCTTCAGGGCGGCAGTCCGGACGTCGACGTCGTCCCTCGCCTCCGGGAGGGCAGCGTATTTGAGCAGCGTCTCGGCACTGCCGTCCGTCAGGACCGCTTCGCGCATGAGCGAGGAGACCCTGTCGCGGAGGTCGATGATGCCCGGCGCTTCGGAGCGCGGCAGCACGGCGCCGCGGTAGATTTCAAGCGCAATCCGGTGGGCGCCGCGCTGCAGACAGTTCAGCACCTGCCCGCTGTCCGGGACCAGGTCCATGGTGAGTTTGTACGGCCGGGACTCCGGGACGGCGGCCGGGTTGAGCTGCTGGAGGATCTTGCGCAGCCGGACCATTTCCGCGCGGAGCGTCATGGTGGGGCCGTCGCCCGGGTAGAGCAGGAAGCTGAGCTCCTCGGCGCTCAGCCCGGCGGGGTGGGTGCTGAGCAGTGCGAGGATTTCACTGTGGCGGGCGGACAGTGCCACCGTTTTTCCTTCGATGCTGAGCAGCGCCTGGTCGCGGCCCAGAAGCTGCAGGCTGTTGCGGTACAGGCTGCCTTCCTTAGCACCGCCGGCTCCCCCGGCCCGCGCCGAATCCGAACTGGCGTTCCGCCGTCGGGCCGGCCGGCTGGCTAGGGTCGCCGCCAGCTGCAGCCGCTCAACTCGGAGCTGCGCCTGCGCGGCAGCGACGGTCGCCTCGACGAGGGACAGCGTGTGGGCCGCCACTGCACTGGCCTTGCCCGTAATGTCCACAACGCCCAGCAGCGCACCGGAATCCGGATCGTGGAACGGGACGGCGGTGCAGCTCCATGCGTGCACGGATCGCTGGTAATGCTCCGCCCCGGAAATCTGGATCCCGCGGCCCAGGGCCAAGGCAGTTCCGGGCGCACTGGTCCCCACCGTGGCCTCTGACCAGTCGGCGCCCGGGACGAACATCATGCCTTCGGCGCGGCGCTGCAGGGCGGGATCCCCTTCCACCCAGAGCAGCCGGCCAACTTCGTCACCGACAGCAACGAGCAGGCCGCTGTCGTGGCTGGGCTGGACCAGGAGCTTGTGGATCACGGGCATGATGCTGGCCAGGGGGTGCTGCCGGCGGTATTCCTCGAGTTCGTCGGTGTCCAGGGCAAGGGGTGCTTCGGGGTTGTCCGGGTTGGCCTGCAGTTTGACGGACCGCTGCCAGGATTCCCGGATCAGCCTGCGCAGGCCGGGGATTTCCGGCGCGTCCGGAAACGCTTGGGCGCCAAGCTGCTCGTGCGCGGCCAAGGCATCACGCTGGGCCAGCGCTGTCGCTTCGCCGCCGGATGCCGGCGGCAGGATCAGGTTCCTCATCGAACTCCCACTTGCGCTCGGCTTGCAGGCGCGGCACATCGCAGCCAGCCTGGGTTTAGCCCAGTCTAACGCCGCCCCGCACCCGCGCCTAGGGCTGGAGTGAGGGAGGGTGGGGGTCAGGCGCGGGAGATGCTGATCATTTCCTCGCGCGGGACTACCTTGATGCGTTCACGCACGACGGCGGCGGTCCCGTCGGTGCCCGTCTCACCTTCGGTCCACACGGAGCCGAGGGCTGCTTCGTGCGCGTCCAGCCTGATCCAGCCCTCCCACGTGGTGAACTCGATGCCGCGCTCTTCCAGGAGGTCGATGATGGCCTGCGGATCCGGGTTCTCAGCCGGGGGAAGCGTGAGCCGGTCCTCCAGCAGGAAGCCGATGGTTTCCAAGGCGTCCCCCTTGGTGTGCCCGATCAGGCCAACGGGCCCGCGCTTGATCCAGCCGGTGGCGTAGATTCCAGGGACGGGGGTGCCGTCGGCGTCGAGCACGCGGCCGCCCTCGTTGGGGATCACGCCGCGTTTGGCGTTGTATTCCAGCTCGTCCAAGGGCGAGCCGTGGTAGCCGATGGCGCGGTACACGGCCTGGACGGGGTAGTCCACAAACTCGCCCGTGCCCTTGACGTTGCCGGTGCCGTCCAGCTCCATGCGCTCAAACTTGATGCCGGCCACCTGGCCGGACCCGCCGTCGTCGGGGTTTTCGTAGACCTCAACCGGGCTGTGCAGGAAGTGCAGGTGCAGGCGGCGTGAGGACGGTTCTGCCGCTTCGGCGTGCTCTTCCACGAGCCAGTTGGTCAGCGTGTTCACCATGGTTTTGATCTGGTTGTTGCTGCGGATGGCGTCGTCGGAGGCCTCGTCGAACTCGAAGTCCTCCGGGTACAGGACAATGTCCACGTCCTTCATGTGGCTCAGCTCGCGCAACTCCAGCGGCGTGAACTTGACCTGCGCCGGGCCACGACGGCCGAAGACGTGCACGTCCGTGACCGGCGAGTTCTTCAGGCACTGGTAGACGTTGTCCGGGATCTCGGTGGTGAGGAGTTCGTCGGCGTGCTTGACCAACATCCGGGCCACATCTAGGGCCACGTTCCCGTTGCCGATCACCGCGATTTCCTTGGCTTCCAACGGCCAGTCGCGGGGCACATCGGGGTGGCCGTCGTACCAGGACACAAAGTCGGCGCCGCCGAATGATCCCGCCAGGTCGATGCCCGGGATAGGCAGATCGGCGTCCTTGATGGCTCCGGTGGAGAAAATCACGGCATCGTAGAAGGCCCGGAAGTCATGGAGGGTGAGGTCGCGGCCGTACGTGACGTTGCCCAGGAAGCGGATGTCGCCCCGGTCCAGGACCTTGTGCAGCGCGTTCACGATCCCCTTGATGCGGGGGTGGTCCGGCGCGACGCCGTAGCGGATCAGGCCGTACGGGGCGGGGTAGGCCTCGAAAAGGTCGATGCTGACCTCAAAATCGCCGTCCTTCACACCGTTGGACTTGGTCAGGATGTCCGCCGCATAAACACCTGCCGGTCCCGCACCCACAATGGCAACGCGGAGTGGACGCTTGGAGGTGGTTTCGCCTGGGTTGGACACCGGGAGCCCTTCTGGAACGAGGAGATTGCGACGGAGGTGCGCAGTGCAGCGCGCAGTGCAGTGCAGTGCAGTTGCGCACAATGTCCCATTCTAAATGTGTTCCAGCGGCACCACGTCGCCTTCCCGGTACAGCAACGCCCGGAGCTCGGCCTCCGCGGAGTCCAGGCGTTTGGGGTCGATGGTCTCCCCCGCGGCAAAGTGGTCCAGCAGCCGGGGATCAACATAACTTTTGCGCGCGATGGACGGCGTGTTCCCCAGTACCGCGGCAGCCTCCAGCATGGCCACGCTGATGGCGCCCTTCCGCGCCGAAACAGGCTTCTGCGGGCCGCTGCGCGCCAGGCTGACGGCTGCCGCCACGGTCCCGCGCAGCGTCCGGAAGTCCTTGGCGGTGAAGTCCAGGCCCGTCCGCTCCTTGACGTAGGCATTGATGTCCGCGCTGGTGACCGGCCGCCAGGTCCGGCCCTCCTTGTACGCCAGCAGCCTGGCATTTCCACCGCGGCGCTTAAGCGTCCGCACCAGGGCGGCGAGGTCGGCGTCGTGGATTTCCGATTCCCAGTCCTTGCCGCTCTTGGCCGGAAACTTCAGCTCCAGGCACTCCTTGCGGACGTGGACGTGCGCACACAGGAGCGTGGCCAGGCCGCGGCTGCCGTTCTCGTTGGTGTACCGCTCGGATCCCACGCGCAGGGACCCGCTGTCCAGCATCCGGAAAGCCGCCGCGAGTACACGTTCTCGGCTTGGACCGTCGCTGCGCAGGTCCAGGGTGACCAGCCGGCGGGCGGTGGGCAGCGACTCGGCCAGTTGCAGGGCGCGGTCAAACTTCACCCGGTCCTTCCGCTCGCGCCAGGCAGGGTGGTAGATGTACTGCCGCCGGCCCATCGCATCGAGGCCGGTCGCCTGGATGTGGCCGTTGTCGAACGGTGCAATCCAGACGTCGGTCCAGGCCGGTGGGATGCCGATGCTCTCCAGCCGGTCCCGGACCGGCCCCGGCGGCAGCGTGGAGCCGTCCAGGTCCCGGTAGCTGAAGCCCGTGCCGGCGGGCACGCGACGGTAGCCGCGGCCGTTCGCGTTGCTGCGGCGGAGCCTCACGGGACGGCCACCTGGAAGTTCATCGGTTCCATGAAGGACAGCGTACTGACTATTGACTGGAATACGAGTCCAACAACTGGTGTTATTGGTTAGGTGCCTACTCCCCCTGAAACGAACTCCTTGCCCAAGACCGTTGTCGCCGCTCCATCCGGTCTTAAGGCTGTTGACAAGGAGACGACGGCGGGAGTCCTGTTCGGGTTCGGCGCGTACGGGTTGTGGGGGCTGCTTCCCCTGTACTTCTTTGCGCTGATGCCCGCCGGAGCGGTGGAGATCGTGGCCAACCGCGTGGTGTGGTCCCTGTTTTTCTGCATCCTCCTGATCACCGTCACCCGGTCCTGGCGTGCGCTGGCCGGAGCCTTCCGGGACCGCTCGGTGTTTGGTTCACTGGCCCTGGCGGCTGCCCTCATTGCCGTGAACTGGCTGACGTACACCTATGGCGTCACCACCGGCCAGGCCGTCGAAGCCGCGCTGGGCTACTTTATCAATCCGCTGGTCTCGGTCCTCCTGGGTGTGTTCGTCCTGAAGGAGAAGCTGCGCCCCCTCCAGTGGGCCGCCGTCGGAATCGGTTTTGTAGCGGTGGGCGTGCTCACGGTGAGCTACGGCAAACTGCCCTGGATCGCCCTGACGCTGGCCTTCAGCTTCGGCCTGTACGGGTTTGTGAAGAAGCGCGTTGGCCCGAAGGTGGACGCGGTGACCAGCCTCAGCTTGGAGACCATCGTGCTGGCCCCGATCGCCGCCGCCACCATGGTGTTCCTGAGTGTCAGCGGCACGGCCACCCTGACCAGCCAGGGCCCCGGGCACTTCTGGCTCCTGGCGGCCTCCGGGGTGATCACCGCGGTGCCGCTGCTGTTCTTCGGCGCGTCGGCCCGCCGGCTGCCCATGACCACCATCGGGCTGCTGCAGTACGTTGCCCCGCTCCTGCAGTTCATCGTGGCGCTGGTGGTGTTTCAGGAAGCCATGACCACCAGCCGCTGGATCGGCTTCGGGGTGGTGTGGCTGGCCCTGCTGGTGCTGACCGTCGACATGCTCCGCACCACCCGAAAGAACTCGTTGGCAAGGAAGCGGGCCCGCACCACGTGAGACGAGCGCGAACTGGCAGCTAACGACCTCAAATCAGGGATCTGACGTCATCTGCTGCCAGTTCGCGCTGTGTTTGCGTGTGGGGCTGGGTCCTAAGCGTTGGCCTTGATGGCCGCAGCCAGGACGTCCAGGCCGTCGTTCAGAAGGTCGTCGGTGATGACCAGCGGGGGCAGCAGGCGGATGACGTTGCCGTAGGTGCCGCAGGTGAGGATGATGACACCCTCCTTGAGGCAGGCGGCGGCCACGGCCTTGGTCAGCTCGGGATTGGGTTCCTTCGAACCGGCCTGGACCAGTTCGACGGCCAGCATCGCGCCGCGGCCGCGGATGTCGCCGATCACGGACGTCCCGGCAGATGCCAGTTCGGCCTGCAGTTCCTGCAGGCGTCCCGTAGCGAGCTGCTCGATGTGGCGCGCACGTCCGGCGAGGTTGTATTCCTCCATGGACCCGATCGCGGCAAGCGCGGCGGCGCACGCAACCGGGTTGCCGCCGTACGTGCCGCCCAGGCCGCCCGGGTGGACGGCGTCGAGCAGGTCAGCACGGCCGGTGATCGCGGACAGCGGCATGCCGCCCGCGATGCCCTTGGCCATGGTGATGATGTCCGGGACAACGTCCTCGTGGTTGACCGCGAACCATTCGCCGGTGCGGCAGAAACCCGACTGGACCTCGTCGGCGATGAACACCACGCCGTTGGCCTTGGCCCAGGCGGCCAGTGCCGGCAGGAAGCCCTCGGCGGGGACAATGAAGCCGCCCTCGCCCTGGATGGGCTCGATGATGATCGCGGCCACCTGGTCGCCGCCGATCTGCTTCTCGATCATGGTGATGGCCCGCTTGGCGGCCTCGGCACCGGTGATCGAGGCGTTCTCCTCGCGGTACGGGTAGCTCATGGGCATGCGGTAGACCTCGGGCGCGAACGGGCCGAAGTTGGTCTTGTACGGCATGGCCTTCGCGGTCAGCGCCATGGTCAGGTTGGTGCGGCCGTGGTAGGCGTGGTCAAAGGCGACGACGGCGTCACGCCCGGTGGCGAGGCGGGCCACCTTGACGGCGTTCTCCACAGCCTCGGCGCCGGAGTTGAACAGCACGGTCCGCTTCTCGTGGCTGCCCGGGGTCAGGCGGTTGAGCTGCTCCGCGAGGGCAACGTAGCTTTCGTACGGGGTGACCATAAAACAGGTGTGGGTGAAGTGCTCCACCGCTTCCTTCACGGCCCCGACGACGGCGGGATCGGACGCGCCGACGCTGGTCACCGCGATGCCCGAGCCGAGGTCAATGAAGGAGTTACCGTCGACGTCGTGGATGATGCCGCCGTCGGCGTCCGCAACGTAGACCGGAACGGCGGAGGCGACACCAGCGGCGACCACTGCCTTGCGGCGCTCGGTCAGGGCGATGGACTTGGGGCCCGGGAAGTCGGCCTGGACACGGCGCTTCTGTTCCAGGCGGAAGGTGATTTCACTTGCTGTGGTGCTCATGGGGTTTCCTTTCAGGGCCCGGTGATCGAGCCTGTCGAGATCCAGGGTTTCGACAGGCTCAACCACCGGAAAAGCTGGTTTAGACAGGCTCGACCACCGGAGAGCTGCTAGGCGTCGAGTGCGCTCATGACGTGCTTGATGCGGGTGTAGTCCTCGACGCCGTACATGGAGAGGTCCTTGCCGTAGCCGGACTGCTTGAAGCCGCCGTGCGGCATTTCGGCGGTGAGGAGGATGTGGGTGTTGATCCAGACCGCCCCGAAGTCCAGGTCGCGGCTCATCCGCATGGCCGTGCCGTGGTCGGACGTCCAGACGCTGGAGGCGAGGGCGTATTCGACGTCGTTCGCCAGTTCGAGAGCTTCCGCCTCGGAGGAGAACTTCTGTACGGTGATGACCGGGCCGAAGGTTTCCTTCTGGACGATGTCGTCGGTCTGCTTGGCGCCGGTGACGATGGTGGGTTCGAAGAAGAAGCCCTTGTCCCCGGCGCGGTGGCCACCGGTTTCGATGCGGCAGTTCTCCGGGAGGTGCTCCACCACGGAGGTGACGGCGTTGAAGTGGTTCACGTTGTTCAGCGGACCGAAGTAGTTGTCTTCATCGTTCTGCGAGCCGGTGTGCAGCGTCCTGGTGTGCTCCACCATGGCCGCCACGACGTCGTCGTGGACTGAATCCTCAACCAGCACCCGGGTGATGGCGGTGCAGTCCTGGCCGGCATTGAAGAACGCGAACTCGGCGATGGCCGCGGCGCTCTTCTTGATGTCCGCGTCCTTGAACACGATGGCCGGGGCCTTGCCGCCGAGCTCCAGGTGGGCGCGCTTGAGGCCCTTCGCGGCCCCGGAGGCCACGGCGATGCCGGCCCGGACGGAACCCGTGATGGAGACCAGGCCGGGGACCCGATGCTCCACCATCATGGCGCCGGTTGCGGCGGTTCCCAGAACGACGTTCAGGACGCCGGCGGGCAGGATGTCGCCGGCCAGGCGGGCCAGCACCAGGGTGGACTCCGGGGTGGTGTCGGAGGGCTTGAGGACCACGGTGTTGCCGGCGGCGAGCGCCGGGCCGATCTTCCAGATGGCCATCAGGAACGGGTAGTTCCAGGGGGCAACCTGGGCCACGACGCCGATGGGCTCGCGGCGTACATAGGAGGTGTGGCCTTCGAAGTACTCGCCCGCGGACTTGCCTTCGAGGATGCGCGCGGCACCGGCGAAGAAGCGGAGCTGGTCCGCGCCGGCGGCCACTTCCTCGGACGCGATCAGCGAGCGCACCTGCCCGGTGTTGCGGTGCTGGGCCTCCACAAGTTCGTCGCTGTAGGCCTCAACGGCGTCCGCGAGCTTGAGGAGCATCAGCTGGCGCTGCCCGGGGGTGGCGTGCTTCCAGGTCTTGAAGGCGTCCTTGGCCGCGGTCATGGCAGCGTCGACGTCGGCCTGGATGGACACAGGTGATTGCGCCACGACTTCGCCGTTGGTGGGGTTAACGATGTCCAGCAGGTCGGTGCCCGCGGGCGTGACGAACTCACCATTGATGAAGTTCTGCAAGGTTTGAACCACGGTGTACAACCTCTTTCATAAGGGAACATCAGCTGCGAAGCGGATGGTTGCGACTGCCTTGAGCCTATGCCAGCAGCTTCACCCCGGGGAATAGCCACCTGCACACCCTTAGCCGCAGTGTTTAGTGCGGTTGACCAGCATCCGTCTATCCTTGGACCATGGCCATCTCCCTCGCCACCCTGCTCGGCGTGCACTCCCTCCACCTATCCAATGCAGGCCTTGCCGAGACCACCTGGCACGAGGACATCAACTGGGTTGCCGTCACGGAACTGGAAGACCCGCAGCGCTTCCTCAGCGGCGGCGAACTGGTGCTCACCACCGGCATGCGCCTGCGGTCCGCGCCCGAGCAGCGTCGCTTCGTCCGGCAGGTCCAGCGCGCCGGAGCCGTGGGCATCGGCTTCGGGACCGGTCTGACGCACGACGCCGTCCCGCCGGCCCTGATTGCCGAGGCCAACCGCTGGGGGCTGCCGATCGTCCAGGTGCCGTACGAGACGCCGTTCATTGCCATCGGCAAACTGGTGGCGGAAGCGCAGGCCGCCGATCATGTCGCGAAGCTGGAGCGCCTGATCGCGGGCCACCAGGTCCTGGCCCGCGCGCTCCTCACCGGCGGCGGCCTCGCCCAGCTCCTGAAGCAGCTGGGCGGGATGCTGCGGACAGAGATTGCCCTCACCCAGTTCACCGCCCACCTGTACAACAGCAGCTCCGAGCCCCCTTCCGCTGACACGTGGTCCTCCTACCCCATCCCCACCGGCCGCCGCGATGCCTGCACACTCTGGGTCCGCCAGCCGTTCGAGGATTCAGGGATTATCGGCTATGCCCAGAACCTGATCAGCGTGGAGCTGAACAACATGGTCAAGCAGCGCCAGGCCCAGCGCGCCCTGTGCGGCCAGGTGCTCGAGGACGTCATCCACGGCGCCCTGGAGACCAGCGAGGCCCAGCGGCGCCTCGCCGGCGTGGGCCTGAACAGCACACGCAAAAACGTGGTGCTGCTGGCGGTGTCCGCCGCCCATCACAAGGCGCTGGTGAGCACCTCGGTGCCGCAGCCGCTGGAGAACGCGGTGGCCGCCGTCGTCGGGAAGGACCTGGTGGTGGTGATTAACGACGACGGCGGTGCGGCACCTGCGCTGGCCAGGCGCCTCAGCGACCACCTGGCTGAGGCAGGGATCCACGCGACGATCGGGATCGGCGGCGGGTACACCAAGCCGAACGGCCTGCGCTGGAGCTACTTCGAGGCGCGCGATGCGGCCAGCCACGGCCTGCCGGTTAACGAGCCGGAACGCCTGAGCCTGACCTCCCTGTTGCTGGCCAGCGAAGACGTTCCGCTGGCTGACATGGCCCACGAGTCGTTGAACCCACTCCGCGCCTTCGACATTGCCCACGGCGCGGAACTGGTGACCACCCTGGAAAGCTACCTGAACAACAACGGTTCCGTGGCCGCCGTCGCCGAAGCCCTGACCCTGCACCGGAACACGGTGCGGTACCGGCTGGCGCAGATCACCGAACTCACCGGCTACGATCCTTCGGTCACGGCGGACCGCGTGCAGCTGTGGCTCTCGCTCGCCGTGTCGCGGCTCGGAGCGCGGCACCCCTGACGACCGCAACGCGGGGTCACATCGCGCCCATGTTACGGCCCCGGATGGGCGCTAAATGACCCCGCGTTGGAGGCGTTTGCGGGACTTCTTGCGTTCTTTCCGGTAGCCGGCTTCGGCGTCGGCCGCGAGCTGTACCTGCCGCGTATGCAGGGTGACGTAGGCCGACGCGACAGTCTCGGGCAGGTCCGGCGCGGCCGCCAGCTTGGCCAGCAGGTCCCGGGCCACCACGCTGTCGTGAAAGTCTCCGAGGACCTGCTGCTGGCGGTGCGCGGCCTTGGCGATCTTCGCGGCGCGCTTACCGTGCACCGGCGCTACGGACTCCGCCACGTGCCGCAGCCGTTTGGCGTCCTTGCGCACGTCGTGAAGGGCTGTCTCGTGGTCCGCTCCCCGGCGTGCACGTTTGGCCGTACTCGCTGCGCGCTGCAGGCGTTTGGCGGCCTTGGCCACCAGCTTCCCTGCCGCCTTACGGGCCGGGGCTGCACC
Proteins encoded:
- a CDS encoding PucR family transcriptional regulator; its protein translation is MAISLATLLGVHSLHLSNAGLAETTWHEDINWVAVTELEDPQRFLSGGELVLTTGMRLRSAPEQRRFVRQVQRAGAVGIGFGTGLTHDAVPPALIAEANRWGLPIVQVPYETPFIAIGKLVAEAQAADHVAKLERLIAGHQVLARALLTGGGLAQLLKQLGGMLRTEIALTQFTAHLYNSSSEPPSADTWSSYPIPTGRRDACTLWVRQPFEDSGIIGYAQNLISVELNNMVKQRQAQRALCGQVLEDVIHGALETSEAQRRLAGVGLNSTRKNVVLLAVSAAHHKALVSTSVPQPLENAVAAVVGKDLVVVINDDGGAAPALARRLSDHLAEAGIHATIGIGGGYTKPNGLRWSYFEARDAASHGLPVNEPERLSLTSLLLASEDVPLADMAHESLNPLRAFDIAHGAELVTTLESYLNNNGSVAAVAEALTLHRNTVRYRLAQITELTGYDPSVTADRVQLWLSLAVSRLGARHP
- the rarD gene encoding EamA family transporter RarD, with the protein product MPTPPETNSLPKTVVAAPSGLKAVDKETTAGVLFGFGAYGLWGLLPLYFFALMPAGAVEIVANRVVWSLFFCILLITVTRSWRALAGAFRDRSVFGSLALAAALIAVNWLTYTYGVTTGQAVEAALGYFINPLVSVLLGVFVLKEKLRPLQWAAVGIGFVAVGVLTVSYGKLPWIALTLAFSFGLYGFVKKRVGPKVDAVTSLSLETIVLAPIAAATMVFLSVSGTATLTSQGPGHFWLLAASGVITAVPLLFFGASARRLPMTTIGLLQYVAPLLQFIVALVVFQEAMTTSRWIGFGVVWLALLVLTVDMLRTTRKNSLARKRARTT
- a CDS encoding FAD-dependent oxidoreductase; its protein translation is MSNPGETTSKRPLRVAIVGAGPAGVYAADILTKSNGVKDGDFEVSIDLFEAYPAPYGLIRYGVAPDHPRIKGIVNALHKVLDRGDIRFLGNVTYGRDLTLHDFRAFYDAVIFSTGAIKDADLPIPGIDLAGSFGGADFVSWYDGHPDVPRDWPLEAKEIAVIGNGNVALDVARMLVKHADELLTTEIPDNVYQCLKNSPVTDVHVFGRRGPAQVKFTPLELRELSHMKDVDIVLYPEDFEFDEASDDAIRSNNQIKTMVNTLTNWLVEEHAEAAEPSSRRLHLHFLHSPVEVYENPDDGGSGQVAGIKFERMELDGTGNVKGTGEFVDYPVQAVYRAIGYHGSPLDELEYNAKRGVIPNEGGRVLDADGTPVPGIYATGWIKRGPVGLIGHTKGDALETIGFLLEDRLTLPPAENPDPQAIIDLLEERGIEFTTWEGWIRLDAHEAALGSVWTEGETGTDGTAAVVRERIKVVPREEMISISRA
- a CDS encoding aldehyde dehydrogenase family protein — its product is MTVYAQPGTEGSKVTFKDRYENWIGGEWVAPVKGQYFENITPVTGKVFCEVARGTAEDIELALDAAHKIAPSWGKTSVAERAAVLNKIADRIDENLEMLAVAESWDNGKPIRETLNADIPLAADHFRYFASAVRAQEGRLSQLDDDTTAYHYHEPLGVVGQIIPWNFPILMAVWKLAPALAAGNAVVLKPAEQTPSSILVLMELIGDLLPAGVLNVVNGFGVEAGKPLASSPRIRKIAFTGETSTGRLISQYASQNLIPVTLELGGKSPNIFFNDVAESDDAFYDKAQEGFALFAFNQGEVCTCPSRALVQEDIYDSFMADAVARVEKIIQGNPLDTETQLGAQASNDQLEKILSYIDIGKQEGAKVLTGGARAEMPGDLAGGYYVQPTVFEGHNKMRIFQEEIFGPVVSVARFSNYDDAMEIANDTLYGLGAGVWSRNGNVAYRAGREIQAGRVWVNNYHAYPAGAAFGGYKSSGIGRENHSMMLDHYQQTKNLLVSYNENKLGFF
- the gabT gene encoding 4-aminobutyrate--2-oxoglutarate transaminase, with product MSTTASEITFRLEQKRRVQADFPGPKSIALTERRKAVVAAGVASAVPVYVADADGGIIHDVDGNSFIDLGSGIAVTSVGASDPAVVGAVKEAVEHFTHTCFMVTPYESYVALAEQLNRLTPGSHEKRTVLFNSGAEAVENAVKVARLATGRDAVVAFDHAYHGRTNLTMALTAKAMPYKTNFGPFAPEVYRMPMSYPYREENASITGAEAAKRAITMIEKQIGGDQVAAIIIEPIQGEGGFIVPAEGFLPALAAWAKANGVVFIADEVQSGFCRTGEWFAVNHEDVVPDIITMAKGIAGGMPLSAITGRADLLDAVHPGGLGGTYGGNPVACAAALAAIGSMEEYNLAGRARHIEQLATGRLQELQAELASAGTSVIGDIRGRGAMLAVELVQAGSKEPNPELTKAVAAACLKEGVIILTCGTYGNVIRLLPPLVITDDLLNDGLDVLAAAIKANA
- a CDS encoding GAF domain-containing protein, which produces MRNLILPPASGGEATALAQRDALAAHEQLGAQAFPDAPEIPGLRRLIRESWQRSVKLQANPDNPEAPLALDTDELEEYRRQHPLASIMPVIHKLLVQPSHDSGLLVAVGDEVGRLLWVEGDPALQRRAEGMMFVPGADWSEATVGTSAPGTALALGRGIQISGAEHYQRSVHAWSCTAVPFHDPDSGALLGVVDITGKASAVAAHTLSLVEATVAAAQAQLRVERLQLAATLASRPARRRNASSDSARAGGAGGAKEGSLYRNSLQLLGRDQALLSIEGKTVALSARHSEILALLSTHPAGLSAEELSFLLYPGDGPTMTLRAEMVRLRKILQQLNPAAVPESRPYKLTMDLVPDSGQVLNCLQRGAHRIALEIYRGAVLPRSEAPGIIDLRDRVSSLMREAVLTDGSAETLLKYAALPEARDDVDVRTAALKLLPPRSPKRAAVVADVERLEAELRA
- a CDS encoding gamma-aminobutyraldehyde dehydrogenase; translation: MVQTLQNFINGEFVTPAGTDLLDIVNPTNGEVVAQSPVSIQADVDAAMTAAKDAFKTWKHATPGQRQLMLLKLADAVEAYSDELVEAQHRNTGQVRSLIASEEVAAGADQLRFFAGAARILEGKSAGEYFEGHTSYVRREPIGVVAQVAPWNYPFLMAIWKIGPALAAGNTVVLKPSDTTPESTLVLARLAGDILPAGVLNVVLGTAATGAMMVEHRVPGLVSITGSVRAGIAVASGAAKGLKRAHLELGGKAPAIVFKDADIKKSAAAIAEFAFFNAGQDCTAITRVLVEDSVHDDVVAAMVEHTRTLHTGSQNDEDNYFGPLNNVNHFNAVTSVVEHLPENCRIETGGHRAGDKGFFFEPTIVTGAKQTDDIVQKETFGPVITVQKFSSEAEALELANDVEYALASSVWTSDHGTAMRMSRDLDFGAVWINTHILLTAEMPHGGFKQSGYGKDLSMYGVEDYTRIKHVMSALDA
- a CDS encoding DNA topoisomerase IB, with translation MRLRRSNANGRGYRRVPAGTGFSYRDLDGSTLPPGPVRDRLESIGIPPAWTDVWIAPFDNGHIQATGLDAMGRRQYIYHPAWRERKDRVKFDRALQLAESLPTARRLVTLDLRSDGPSRERVLAAAFRMLDSGSLRVGSERYTNENGSRGLATLLCAHVHVRKECLELKFPAKSGKDWESEIHDADLAALVRTLKRRGGNARLLAYKEGRTWRPVTSADINAYVKERTGLDFTAKDFRTLRGTVAAAVSLARSGPQKPVSARKGAISVAMLEAAAVLGNTPSIARKSYVDPRLLDHFAAGETIDPKRLDSAEAELRALLYREGDVVPLEHI